A segment of the Sulfitobacter sp. D7 genome:
CGCAGCGTGGTGGCCGGGTGAAAGGTGCCCGCGCCCACTTCCATGTCATAGGGTTGCAAGATCGCGCAGCCCTGCCGCGCCCAATAGCTCTGCAATGCAAGGATGATCTCTTGAAAAGAGCGTGGTTTCTGCGCCGCGTCAGACATGGTGATTGCCCCTTTATGATGCGCGCCTTTCCTACGTCTGCAATCCATGGGGGTCAATCGCAGCTTTGTGAGAAATTCGCCCCCTTTGCCATGGCATTTGCGCTGCTTTCCGGCGTAATCTGGCTCGGATTTGGTTTTGCGAGAGTTGAGTGACGATGAAGCGAATTCTACGTGCCCCGGTGGCGATCTTCTTGGCCCTGAGCCTGTCTTGGGCCAGCCTTGCGCGGGCGCAATCGGCGGAGGATATCGTTTGGGTCCAGATCGAGGCGCAGCCCTCATTGGCCGAAGCCACCGATCGCGCGCGCGCCTATGAGACCCTGTTGGATGACGTGAATGGCTTTTCCCTTGGCGGCGGTTGGTACGGCATCGCCGTGGGCCCCTACCGGCGCGAAGATGCGGAACTGGTGCTGCGCAGCTATGTGCGCGACGGTCTGGTGCCGCGTGACAGCTTCATCCAGCAGTCCAGCCGTTTCCAGCAGCAGTTCTGGCCCGTGGGCGACAACGTTCTGGAAACCGGCGTGATCGATGCCCCCGTGGGTGTGGATGGCGGTGAGCCAGAGGAAGCCGCAGCGGGCAGCACCACCCCCGATGTCACCACAACCCCGCTCGACGCGACAACGACCGAAGGCGAGATTGAAGGCGAGACTGAGGGCGAGATTGAAGTCGCTGAGGCAGAGGCCGAAACCGCTCCGGCCCCCACCCCGCCAGAGCCGGATGAAACCCCGGCAGAGGCGCGCCGTTCGGAACGCGCCCTCTCGGCGCAAGAGCGCAAAGACCTGCAAATCGCGCTGCAATGGGCCGGTTTTTACGACGCCGCGATTGATGGTGCCTTTGGCCGGGGCACCCGCGCCTCTATGGGGGCGTGGCAGGCGGCGAACGGATATGACCAGACTGGCGTGCTGACCACCCGACAGCGTGCCGCGCTGATCGCACAGTATAATGCCGTCCTTGATGGTTTGGGCCTGCAAATGGTGCGCGATGAGAAAGCCGGGATTGAGGTTATGATGCCCACGGCTGAGGTCGAATTTGCCCGCTACGAGCCGCCCTTCGCCCATTACGACACCAGCGGCAACATCGGCGCACGGGTGCTGTTGATCAGCCAGCCCGGCAACCAAGATACGCTCTACGGTCTCTATGACATCATGCAAACGCTTGAGATCGTCCCCTTGGATGGCCCCCGCGAACGCAAGCGCAACTCCTTTGAGTTGATCGGGGAGAACGGCAGCATCATCAGCCAGACGCAGGTCTCGCTGGAGAACGGTCAGATCAAAGGGTTCACCCTGATCTGGCCCGCCGGGGACGAAGACCGCCGCCGCCGCGTGGTGGCTGAGATGTCCAAAAGCCTGACCCGCCTGCCCGGCGTGTTGGACGCCGCCGCAGGCAACAGCGACGCGCAGGCGATTGATCTGGTCGCGGGTCTGCAAATCCGCCAGCCCAAGATCGCCCGCAGCGGCTTTTTCATCGACGACAACGGCGCGGTTGTCACCACCAGCGAAGTGGTCGCCTCTTGCTCCCGTGTAACACTGGACGCGGATACCGATGCCACAGTGGTCGCCACGGATGCGGCACGCGGCCTTGCGCTGCTCAAGCCTGAAAGCCGCCTCGCCCCGCTGGCCGTGGCCGAATTCAGCAACGGTGCGCCACGTCTGCAATCGGAAATCTCTGTCGCAGGCTACTCCTACGAAGGGGTGCTGAGTGCTGCGACCCTGACCTTTGGCGCGCTGTCGGACCTCAAGGGGCTGAACGGGGATGAAAACCTCAAACGCCTGTCGGTCAACGCCCAGCCCGGTGATGCCGGGGGGCCGGTCTTTGACGAGAATGGTCATGTGGTGGGCATGTTGCTCCCCCAGACGGAGGCGGACCGCAAACTGCCCGAAGACGTGAGCTTTGCCCTTGATGGTAGTGTGATCCTCAAGGCGGCACAGGACGCAGGGCTGGACAGCAAGCAGGCGCAGGGGGCCACGGGCCCGATCGCGCCGCGCGATCTGACGCTGCGTGCGCAGGGCATCACGGTCTTGGTCAGCTGCTGGGAATAACGCGGGGGCTCAGCCCCAAGCGACAAAGACAAAGGGCGGTGCCATCGGCGCCGCCCTTTCGCGTTTCAGGCGCGCCAGAATTTCGCGGTGAACATGACGTAGACCGCCAGCAATTCCAGCCGCCCGATCCACATGGCGATGATCAAAATCCATTTCGCCGTGTCGTTGAGGCTGCTGAAATTCCCCGCAGGGCCGATGATCTCTCCCAGTCCCGGGCCGATGTTCGCCAGTGCCGCCGCTGCGCCCGAGACGGAGGTGACGAAATCCAACCCCGTCAGGCTCAGCGCGACCGAGATCAGCCCCAGCGACACCA
Coding sequences within it:
- a CDS encoding serine protease produces the protein MKRILRAPVAIFLALSLSWASLARAQSAEDIVWVQIEAQPSLAEATDRARAYETLLDDVNGFSLGGGWYGIAVGPYRREDAELVLRSYVRDGLVPRDSFIQQSSRFQQQFWPVGDNVLETGVIDAPVGVDGGEPEEAAAGSTTPDVTTTPLDATTTEGEIEGETEGEIEVAEAEAETAPAPTPPEPDETPAEARRSERALSAQERKDLQIALQWAGFYDAAIDGAFGRGTRASMGAWQAANGYDQTGVLTTRQRAALIAQYNAVLDGLGLQMVRDEKAGIEVMMPTAEVEFARYEPPFAHYDTSGNIGARVLLISQPGNQDTLYGLYDIMQTLEIVPLDGPRERKRNSFELIGENGSIISQTQVSLENGQIKGFTLIWPAGDEDRRRRVVAEMSKSLTRLPGVLDAAAGNSDAQAIDLVAGLQIRQPKIARSGFFIDDNGAVVTTSEVVASCSRVTLDADTDATVVATDAARGLALLKPESRLAPLAVAEFSNGAPRLQSEISVAGYSYEGVLSAATLTFGALSDLKGLNGDENLKRLSVNAQPGDAGGPVFDENGHVVGMLLPQTEADRKLPEDVSFALDGSVILKAAQDAGLDSKQAQGATGPIAPRDLTLRAQGITVLVSCWE